A single genomic interval of Chitinophaga sp. 180180018-3 harbors:
- a CDS encoding SusC/RagA family TonB-linked outer membrane protein yields MHKKLLLLVLMGFLCLQAWAQERKISGTVTDNSGAPLPGVSVKEVGTNNGAATSPEGKFTLTLKGAAHKLSVSFIGYETQTVTLTGNNSYTISLKPDPKSLKDVVVIGYQEVKRKTVTAAVSSVKGKEIENLPSPSFDQLLQGRAAGLNVQNFTGEPGVRGSFVVRGNTSISRDASAARTLSSPLFVIDDIPISMDDAAAFDNTGTNYIAGLNPNDIESIDILKDASAAAIYGSRGANGVVIVKTKRGKIGKPQVNFSTYAGMVEKPKLEKVFGGAEERWFKMGYLNKYLTYDQKQNTIPMLLTDSLNPAYMGQVDWQDLFYKNAVIQNYDLSVSGASDQMNYRISGNYYNEGGTIRGTGFKRYTLSGTMGLRVSPKLNVVSLFRLSRGDRSRGRGTVPGEDVIPLMNGQYRSSLYNLSDIDKKNFTGDLEGGRDKNFNDDITASLTVSYDFTNKLRFTSIGSVQSSVNARDLFRPGILNQQGLSYAQSGRSRYENLNLDNTLTYNTNIINNNHHFNALLGNTINNVRNEYTGIGSGSLGNDNVKVVQGYNLNYLMYKDVYGNLVSGSDYQSAGMLSFFARVNYDYKEKYLLSFAYRADASSRFGANSRWGYFPSVSGGWNISEEPFMAPLKKWVEYFKIRGSFGVTGSLPTKYYLPFNTYITNQGTYGGSIGGTYNGVNAVTPNFSDGVAQNGLTWEQALQSNIGIDASFFGGRLNIVADAFNRGTSKKLFDLMLPSTTGYDKVNTNAVSVRNTGMEFTIQGRIMPPTSKFQWNANLILSFIKNQIVELPNNNRDLVVPDNNTGMTYILTKGRAINEFYMIKSKGVYASAKDIPFNPYTGEKMTYWNGNHTVQAGDFIWVDQNGDYDVWDWNDKVRAGNPNPACTGGFLNSFTYGPVSLQVYTTFTLKRDIYNKFMSDRLIGLTTTYADIAAIDPSTIDSWHKEGDHAKYSEVIPYSKNYYYQFLPFSSAFVENGSYVRIKYINVAYQFGPKFLERTGLKRFQIYGVIDNVKMFQKASVPDAEAVDEKGTYTGGGYPIPKKFTLGVNIGL; encoded by the coding sequence ATGCACAAAAAGTTGCTACTACTAGTGCTAATGGGATTCCTATGCCTGCAGGCATGGGCCCAGGAGCGAAAAATTTCCGGAACAGTAACAGATAATTCGGGAGCACCGCTTCCCGGCGTATCTGTTAAAGAAGTGGGCACCAACAATGGTGCGGCCACCTCTCCGGAGGGTAAATTTACCCTGACCCTGAAGGGAGCTGCCCATAAGCTTTCTGTATCTTTTATCGGTTATGAAACGCAAACGGTGACGCTGACCGGTAATAACTCGTATACCATTTCACTGAAGCCCGACCCTAAGAGTCTGAAAGATGTGGTGGTGATCGGGTATCAGGAAGTAAAGCGGAAAACCGTTACTGCCGCTGTATCCAGCGTGAAGGGTAAGGAAATTGAAAACCTTCCCTCGCCAAGTTTCGACCAGCTGTTACAGGGCCGGGCCGCCGGGTTGAACGTACAGAACTTCACCGGGGAACCTGGTGTACGCGGTTCGTTCGTAGTAAGAGGAAATACCTCTATCAGTCGTGATGCCAGCGCCGCACGTACCCTCAGCTCTCCGTTGTTCGTGATCGACGATATTCCCATTTCCATGGATGATGCCGCTGCATTCGACAACACCGGTACCAACTATATCGCCGGCCTCAACCCGAACGATATTGAATCGATCGACATCCTGAAAGATGCTTCTGCGGCTGCTATTTATGGGTCGCGCGGTGCTAACGGCGTTGTGATCGTAAAAACCAAGCGTGGTAAAATAGGCAAACCCCAGGTGAATTTTTCCACTTACGCCGGTATGGTGGAAAAACCAAAATTGGAGAAAGTATTTGGAGGGGCAGAAGAACGTTGGTTTAAAATGGGCTATTTGAATAAATACCTGACCTACGATCAGAAGCAAAACACCATTCCGATGCTGCTCACCGACAGCCTGAATCCCGCGTATATGGGGCAGGTCGACTGGCAGGATCTTTTTTACAAGAACGCTGTTATCCAGAACTACGACCTCTCTGTTTCCGGTGCATCTGACCAGATGAACTACCGGATAAGCGGTAACTACTATAATGAAGGCGGTACCATCCGTGGTACAGGCTTTAAGCGTTATACACTTTCCGGTACTATGGGCCTGAGAGTATCGCCCAAACTGAATGTGGTATCCCTATTCCGCCTGAGCCGTGGCGATCGTTCCAGGGGAAGAGGTACCGTTCCCGGAGAGGATGTGATACCACTGATGAACGGGCAATATCGTTCTTCTCTTTACAATCTCTCTGATATAGATAAGAAAAACTTTACCGGCGATCTGGAAGGAGGAAGAGATAAAAACTTCAATGACGATATCACCGCCAGCCTGACGGTTAGCTACGACTTTACGAATAAACTGCGCTTTACTTCTATCGGATCTGTACAGTCGAGCGTTAACGCGCGAGACCTGTTCCGCCCTGGTATCCTGAATCAGCAAGGGTTATCTTATGCGCAAAGCGGCAGATCCAGGTATGAAAATCTGAACCTGGATAATACCCTGACCTACAACACCAATATCATCAATAACAATCATCACTTCAATGCCCTTCTGGGTAACACTATCAATAATGTAAGGAACGAATATACCGGTATTGGCAGTGGCTCCCTGGGGAACGACAATGTAAAAGTGGTACAGGGGTATAACCTGAACTATCTGATGTATAAAGATGTGTATGGCAACCTGGTATCAGGATCTGATTACCAGTCGGCCGGGATGCTGTCGTTCTTTGCCCGTGTTAACTACGACTACAAAGAAAAATATCTCTTGTCCTTCGCATACCGTGCAGATGCGTCTTCCCGTTTCGGCGCAAACAGCCGCTGGGGATATTTCCCCTCAGTATCCGGTGGATGGAATATCTCCGAAGAGCCTTTCATGGCGCCATTGAAAAAATGGGTGGAATATTTCAAAATCCGCGGGAGCTTTGGCGTGACAGGAAGCTTACCTACCAAATATTATCTTCCTTTCAACACCTATATCACCAATCAGGGTACTTACGGTGGTTCTATCGGAGGTACCTACAATGGCGTGAATGCGGTGACACCTAACTTCTCCGACGGGGTGGCTCAGAACGGGCTGACCTGGGAACAGGCTTTGCAGTCGAACATTGGTATCGATGCAAGTTTCTTCGGCGGACGGCTGAACATCGTTGCAGATGCGTTCAACCGGGGAACCTCCAAGAAGTTATTTGACCTGATGCTGCCATCTACTACCGGATATGATAAAGTGAATACCAATGCTGTAAGCGTACGTAATACCGGGATGGAATTTACCATACAGGGCCGCATTATGCCGCCCACCAGTAAGTTCCAGTGGAACGCGAACCTCATTCTGTCTTTTATCAAAAACCAGATTGTAGAACTGCCAAACAACAACCGCGACCTCGTGGTGCCGGACAACAACACGGGTATGACCTACATCCTAACGAAAGGCCGCGCCATCAATGAGTTTTACATGATCAAGAGCAAGGGCGTATATGCGTCGGCGAAAGACATTCCGTTTAACCCATATACCGGTGAAAAGATGACTTACTGGAATGGTAATCATACCGTACAGGCCGGCGATTTCATCTGGGTTGATCAGAATGGCGACTACGATGTATGGGATTGGAATGACAAGGTGCGCGCAGGTAATCCTAACCCGGCCTGTACCGGCGGTTTCCTGAACAGCTTTACTTATGGCCCGGTTAGCCTGCAGGTATATACTACGTTTACCCTTAAACGTGATATCTACAATAAGTTTATGTCCGACCGCCTGATAGGGCTCACTACCACTTATGCAGATATCGCTGCCATCGATCCTTCAACCATCGACAGCTGGCATAAGGAAGGCGATCATGCTAAATACTCAGAGGTAATCCCGTACAGCAAGAATTACTATTATCAATTCCTGCCTTTTTCGAGTGCCTTTGTGGAAAATGGTTCCTATGTACGTATCAAATACATCAACGTGGCTTATCAGTTTGGGCCTAAGTTTCTGGAAAGAACCGGTCTTAAAAGGTTTCAGATATATGGCGTGATAGATAATGTGAAGATGTTCCAGAAAGCCAGTGTACCGGATGCAGAAGCCGTAGATGAGAAAGGTACCTATACTGGCGGCGGCTACCCGATTCCGAAGAAGTTCACATTAGGTGTAAACATTGGTTTATAA
- a CDS encoding RagB/SusD family nutrient uptake outer membrane protein codes for MNCLKNIFTVIAAGMLLSPFVSCKKLLNQDPINSPYGSVFWQNQRDAEQGVAGGYALLRRALTTNTDWDKNMSHFAYGSLPAFEFRDFNVYDVQFLVKGGDGMANADFLGSYLDKYHDWSPYYKVITQANIMLHNIPNIPDAQFTDAPTKARNRYMGEAYFLRAYSYFYMVRLWGDVPLVMSFDDDPAHSGNLPRTNEKAVLDTVIADLKKAVDLLPWEYKNGGERAVRANKGAAYGLLAHAYMWRNFLNKGNTPADLTNAIGAVDAVEQSGQYQLLTADMYPKIFHGKSNEGVFEINMQVGSGEQQVEKGFYYNILKAPFIANRTGKPDAPNKDLISELYDDDADLRLKYYFASLDVDDQYSVTICKFAGPNRENIYYRNPGTFTDAAVDANIIIMRYADLLLLRAEAYADQGNIADALRYVNMVRTRSNAYTLTAADIDDIKKEVSRERSRELYAEGQRWYDLVRTGFLTSLDMNAGGNFPQSRYDAGGWKWPVGRVLFLNNSVLQQNSYWLGKVK; via the coding sequence ATGAATTGTCTGAAAAATATATTTACGGTAATAGCTGCAGGTATGCTGTTATCTCCGTTTGTTTCCTGTAAAAAACTACTGAACCAGGATCCGATCAACTCTCCTTATGGTTCCGTATTCTGGCAAAACCAGCGTGATGCAGAACAAGGTGTGGCAGGAGGATATGCCTTATTGCGCAGAGCACTTACTACCAATACGGACTGGGATAAAAACATGTCACATTTCGCCTATGGTTCATTGCCTGCATTTGAGTTCAGGGATTTTAACGTATACGATGTGCAGTTCCTGGTAAAAGGAGGAGATGGTATGGCCAATGCGGATTTCCTGGGATCTTATTTGGATAAATACCACGACTGGTCGCCCTACTACAAGGTGATCACCCAGGCGAACATTATGCTGCATAACATTCCCAACATACCGGATGCACAGTTTACGGATGCTCCAACGAAGGCCCGTAACCGTTATATGGGAGAAGCCTACTTCCTTCGTGCGTATTCCTATTTCTACATGGTGCGCTTATGGGGCGATGTGCCGTTGGTGATGTCCTTTGATGATGATCCGGCGCATTCCGGTAATCTTCCGCGTACCAACGAAAAGGCGGTGCTGGATACTGTGATCGCTGATCTGAAAAAAGCGGTTGACTTATTACCCTGGGAATATAAGAATGGGGGAGAAAGAGCAGTGAGAGCCAATAAAGGCGCCGCATACGGATTACTGGCGCATGCTTACATGTGGCGTAATTTCCTGAATAAAGGAAATACCCCGGCTGATCTGACCAACGCCATTGGTGCCGTGGATGCCGTGGAACAAAGTGGGCAATACCAGTTATTGACCGCTGATATGTATCCCAAGATCTTCCACGGTAAATCAAACGAAGGCGTATTTGAAATTAACATGCAGGTGGGTAGCGGAGAACAACAGGTAGAAAAAGGTTTTTATTACAATATCCTGAAGGCGCCATTCATTGCAAATAGGACCGGAAAACCGGATGCACCGAATAAAGACCTGATCAGTGAGCTGTACGACGACGATGCCGATTTGCGTCTCAAATATTATTTTGCGAGCCTGGATGTAGACGATCAGTACAGCGTAACGATTTGCAAATTTGCGGGGCCTAACCGTGAGAATATTTATTATCGCAACCCCGGCACATTCACCGACGCTGCTGTAGATGCCAATATCATCATCATGCGATATGCCGATCTGTTGTTGTTGCGTGCCGAAGCATACGCCGACCAGGGAAATATTGCAGATGCACTGCGCTATGTGAACATGGTGAGAACCCGCTCTAATGCCTACACACTTACAGCTGCCGATATAGATGATATTAAGAAGGAGGTTTCCAGAGAACGTTCCCGTGAGTTATACGCCGAAGGGCAACGCTGGTACGACCTGGTGCGCACCGGCTTCCTGACCAGCCTGGATATGAACGCCGGCGGTAATTTCCCTCAGAGCCGCTACGACGCAGGTGGCTGGAAATGGCCGGTAGGGCGCGTATTGTTCCTCAACAACAGTGTGCTGCAACAAAATTCTTACTGGTTAGGAAAAGTGAAATAG
- a CDS encoding DUF5007 domain-containing protein, whose amino-acid sequence MSEKYNFKKLLGGALLLGLLITGCKKISEGFLSDGLYVPDSPIKVERGNPFQKTNAILPDGTTQPMTVKLLDIRRADNKKHADEFFKEYPVYVYTASVDPAVDTTIEQVNKKRALKNMQPFVFLPSGQFLFNGATDSLPVGVTYEYDVEVSNVAGSKLYRNIGTLTTIDPPLVTELTANCNFFPDDGSATVPMGMPAFTISRISESGASVILKLTDKDGKPFNPAKGEIIKRGDRPVFENYARFHPIQYTDTAMICNFEIAPFPLSRYSSGGTNWNYLMYYRIPSRFVSVDKGLTSKVGSVNPLFAFRLMKAGTWLVEYRMPKTVRVSN is encoded by the coding sequence ATGTCTGAGAAATATAATTTCAAGAAATTACTGGGAGGCGCGTTATTACTGGGTTTGCTGATCACAGGTTGTAAAAAAATCAGTGAGGGTTTCCTGAGCGATGGTCTTTATGTACCTGATTCCCCGATCAAAGTAGAACGTGGTAATCCTTTCCAGAAAACAAATGCTATCCTGCCGGATGGTACTACCCAGCCAATGACCGTGAAGTTGCTGGATATACGCAGAGCTGATAACAAAAAGCATGCAGATGAATTCTTCAAAGAATATCCTGTTTACGTATATACGGCATCGGTAGATCCTGCGGTAGATACAACTATAGAACAGGTGAATAAGAAGCGGGCGCTGAAAAACATGCAGCCCTTTGTATTCCTGCCCAGCGGCCAGTTTTTGTTCAATGGTGCCACTGATAGTTTACCGGTAGGCGTAACCTATGAATATGATGTGGAAGTATCTAATGTTGCGGGGAGTAAGCTGTACAGGAACATCGGTACCTTAACCACTATTGATCCTCCGCTGGTGACAGAATTAACTGCTAACTGTAACTTCTTCCCTGATGATGGTTCTGCTACCGTTCCGATGGGAATGCCTGCATTTACCATCTCAAGAATAAGTGAGAGCGGTGCTTCCGTGATCCTGAAACTGACAGATAAAGATGGTAAGCCTTTCAATCCCGCAAAGGGAGAGATCATCAAACGTGGCGACCGTCCTGTATTTGAGAACTATGCGCGGTTTCACCCAATCCAATACACAGATACCGCGATGATCTGTAATTTCGAAATTGCACCATTCCCCCTGAGCAGATATTCTTCCGGTGGCACCAACTGGAACTACCTGATGTATTATCGCATCCCATCGAGGTTTGTGAGTGTGGATAAAGGCCTTACCAGTAAAGTCGGCAGCGTGAATCCGCTGTTTGCCTTCCGCCTGATGAAAGCCGGAACGTGGCTGGTAGAGTATAGAATGCCGAAGACGGTAAGGGTTTCGAATTAA
- a CDS encoding DUF1572 family protein, producing the protein MSIQSIYLQSVLQRFEMHRQLGLKTIERLSTEQLHWQPEGEPNSIALIIQHLHGNMLSRWTDFLTSDGEKPNRHRDQEFEDHTASKEQLLEHWNAGWDCMMNAIRNLREEDIEKTVYIRSEPHIVIDAINRQLAHVPYHVGQIVYIGKMLLKDQWESLSIPKGGSAAFNQAKTEKK; encoded by the coding sequence ATGTCTATCCAAAGTATATATCTGCAAAGTGTATTGCAACGATTTGAAATGCACCGGCAGCTGGGCCTTAAAACCATAGAGCGCCTCAGCACAGAACAGCTGCATTGGCAACCGGAAGGTGAGCCCAACAGCATTGCGCTGATCATTCAGCACCTGCATGGTAATATGTTATCGCGCTGGACCGACTTCCTCACGAGCGATGGTGAAAAACCCAATCGCCATCGTGATCAGGAATTTGAAGACCATACTGCCAGTAAGGAACAACTGCTCGAACACTGGAATGCAGGCTGGGACTGCATGATGAACGCTATCCGCAACCTGCGTGAGGAAGACATTGAAAAAACAGTGTATATCCGCAGCGAGCCGCATATAGTGATAGATGCCATTAACCGGCAACTGGCGCATGTTCCCTATCATGTAGGACAGATCGTATATATTGGCAAAATGCTTCTTAAAGATCAATGGGAAAGCCTGTCGATCCCCAAAGGAGGCTCTGCTGCTTTCAATCAGGCTAAAACTGAGAAAAAGTAA
- the ggt gene encoding gamma-glutamyltransferase, with product MRFLILLGLTVCTLHTAFAQQTIDDLHPYDYSIDKDIKVLHGAVVSAHPLASRVGSIILEQGGNAVDAAIATQLALAVVYPGAGNLGGGGFLVGHLKNGRNIAIDYRETAPAKASRDMYLDSAGNAITQLSLDGHLAAGIPGTVAGLFAAMKYAKLPFTKLIDPAIRLAEKGFVITAAEANGLNTYKGDFEKLNTAPTAFVKAQPWKAGDTLIQKELAHTLTLIRNKGAAGFYQGETAANIVAEMKRGKGIISLQDLKNYKAKDRTPVTFDYKGYTIVTMPLPSSGGICLQQLMGMVENYPLSQWGFHSAQAVQLMIEAERRAYADRAQFLGDPDFVKVPVARLTNKKYLAARMQDYTPGQAGSSDKTKAGIFPESEETTHLSIIDADGNAIAVTTTLNGHFGSRTVVGKSGFLLNNEMDDFSVKPGVPNMYGLVGTEANSIAPFKRMLSSMTPTLVLQKNEVLYSLGTPGGSTIITSVFQTLMNTLEFGLSPSEAINKPKFHHQWLPDEIAVEKDFPDSTITALEKMGYKVVKRGAIGRTEIIKRAPESRFLEASGDKRGDDSAAGY from the coding sequence ATGCGCTTCCTGATCCTGCTGGGGCTCACGGTATGCACGTTACATACTGCCTTTGCCCAACAAACCATAGATGATTTACACCCGTACGATTACTCCATTGATAAAGATATCAAGGTTTTGCACGGCGCAGTGGTATCTGCACATCCGCTGGCCAGCCGGGTAGGCTCGATAATACTGGAGCAGGGCGGCAATGCAGTGGATGCAGCCATTGCCACACAATTGGCCTTGGCAGTGGTATATCCGGGTGCAGGTAACCTGGGCGGTGGCGGCTTTCTGGTCGGGCACCTGAAAAACGGCCGCAACATTGCCATCGACTATCGCGAAACAGCTCCCGCCAAAGCCAGCAGGGATATGTACCTCGATTCAGCCGGCAATGCCATTACACAGTTGAGCCTCGATGGCCATCTGGCAGCTGGTATACCCGGTACGGTGGCAGGCTTGTTTGCTGCGATGAAATATGCGAAACTGCCCTTCACGAAACTGATAGATCCGGCCATACGCCTGGCGGAGAAAGGATTCGTTATCACAGCAGCAGAAGCAAATGGGCTGAATACCTACAAAGGCGATTTCGAAAAGCTCAATACAGCACCTACAGCTTTTGTTAAAGCACAACCATGGAAGGCTGGCGATACCCTGATACAAAAGGAACTGGCTCATACGCTCACGCTTATACGAAATAAAGGAGCAGCTGGTTTTTATCAGGGCGAAACTGCGGCGAATATAGTAGCTGAGATGAAACGGGGTAAAGGTATCATCTCCCTACAGGATCTGAAAAACTACAAGGCTAAAGACAGAACACCTGTTACTTTTGACTATAAAGGCTACACGATTGTGACGATGCCGCTTCCTTCCAGCGGCGGTATCTGCCTGCAGCAATTGATGGGAATGGTGGAAAACTATCCGCTGTCACAATGGGGATTTCATTCTGCCCAGGCCGTGCAACTGATGATAGAAGCGGAAAGAAGGGCTTATGCCGACCGGGCACAATTCCTCGGCGATCCGGATTTTGTAAAGGTACCGGTGGCCAGGCTGACTAACAAGAAGTATCTCGCCGCACGTATGCAGGACTATACACCGGGCCAGGCCGGCTCCAGCGATAAAACCAAAGCCGGTATTTTCCCTGAAAGCGAAGAAACCACGCATCTCAGTATTATCGATGCAGATGGTAATGCCATTGCAGTTACCACTACGCTCAACGGGCACTTTGGCAGCAGAACAGTGGTAGGAAAATCAGGCTTTCTCCTGAACAACGAAATGGATGATTTCAGCGTAAAACCGGGCGTGCCCAACATGTACGGACTGGTTGGCACAGAAGCCAATTCCATTGCACCTTTCAAGCGCATGCTCAGCTCCATGACGCCCACGCTTGTGCTGCAAAAAAATGAAGTGCTGTATTCACTCGGAACACCCGGCGGCTCTACCATCATTACGTCCGTATTTCAAACGTTAATGAATACACTGGAATTCGGGCTATCACCATCGGAGGCAATCAACAAACCTAAATTCCACCACCAGTGGCTGCCTGACGAGATTGCTGTAGAGAAAGATTTCCCTGATTCTACTATCACGGCACTGGAAAAGATGGGCTACAAAGTAGTGAAACGCGGTGCTATAGGCCGTACAGAAATAATAAAAAGAGCGCCTGAAAGCCGCTTCCTGGAAGCATCCGGAGATAAAAGAGGCGACGACAGCGCTGCAGGTTATTAA
- a CDS encoding M14 family metallopeptidase, translating into MRRYILMAAILLGFLRSGAQAPTPDQFLGYPLGTRFTPHYRVIDYFRQVAASVKNVKLEQYGTTYEGRPLMMAIVASPENAARLDEIRQHSLDMSNARGAGTANQPVIVWLSYNVHGNESVSTEAAMKTLYELVNNGNAQTQQWLKNTVVIIDPCLNPDGRERYVNFYNTTRGAKPNVNRYAREHNEPWPGGRSNHYYFDLNRDWAWQTQKESQQRVAKYNQWMPQLHVDFHEQEIEAPYYFAPAAEPFHDAITPWQRQLQLMIGKNNAKYFDEQGWLYFTKERFDLFYPSYGDTYPMYNGAIGMTYEQGGGGRAGLAVVKKDGDTLSLADRIAHHFTTGMSTIEVAAQNADKIITEYAQYFESARKSPQGGYKAYVVKAGGNTEKLNTLAELLRKNNIAFGYGATIGAATGFNYFTGKNENFGIDKEDLVINAFQPHSNMLRVLFEPVSHLTDSVTYDITAWAIPYAYGLTSYALKQPLTPAADAPVIKNNAPLSAQRPYAYLAQWNSLRDVKFLSALLESDIKVRFTETPFTVGGKDFPAGTLVVTRSGNNSSQFDQFITSQADRFKISLDAVSSGFVDKGMDFGSDKIRFIKKPNVVVLGGDGVSSLGMGEVWHFFEQQLDFPVTVVDVKDIGEINWDGTDVLIMPDGDYKFLTDKASADKLKEWVSNGGRLIALESAGVQLAATDWGIKLKKNADNDKDVKEKGNEKTYDVLRTYANRERESIRQFVPGAIYKVQMDTTHPLAFGYPAYYYTLKQDTRLYEFIENGGWNVGVLKKDSYLSGFVGADTRQQMKDGLVFGVKEMGNGQVIVMADNPLFRSFWENGKLLFSNAVFLVGQ; encoded by the coding sequence ATGCGCAGATATATCTTAATGGCAGCCATACTGCTTGGTTTTCTCAGATCAGGCGCTCAGGCACCTACGCCCGACCAGTTCCTGGGTTATCCGTTGGGTACCAGGTTTACTCCCCATTACCGTGTAATTGATTATTTCCGGCAGGTAGCCGCTTCTGTAAAGAACGTGAAGCTGGAGCAATATGGCACTACCTACGAAGGCCGGCCACTAATGATGGCTATCGTAGCGTCGCCGGAAAATGCGGCCCGGCTGGACGAAATACGTCAACATAGCCTGGATATGTCTAACGCCCGGGGGGCCGGTACCGCAAATCAGCCGGTAATTGTATGGCTCAGCTACAATGTGCACGGCAACGAATCGGTTTCCACAGAAGCAGCGATGAAAACGCTGTATGAACTGGTTAATAACGGAAACGCACAAACGCAGCAATGGCTGAAGAATACCGTTGTCATCATAGACCCTTGCCTGAACCCGGATGGAAGGGAGCGCTACGTGAATTTTTACAATACCACCCGCGGTGCAAAACCGAATGTAAACCGCTATGCCCGCGAACATAATGAGCCATGGCCGGGAGGAAGATCGAATCATTACTATTTTGATCTGAACCGTGATTGGGCGTGGCAAACGCAAAAAGAATCGCAGCAGCGTGTAGCAAAGTATAACCAGTGGATGCCGCAGCTGCATGTAGATTTTCACGAACAGGAAATTGAAGCGCCTTATTATTTTGCTCCCGCTGCAGAGCCGTTTCATGATGCCATTACTCCCTGGCAGCGACAGCTTCAGCTGATGATTGGTAAAAACAATGCAAAATATTTCGACGAACAGGGTTGGCTTTACTTCACCAAAGAGCGCTTCGATCTTTTCTATCCCAGCTATGGCGACACGTACCCCATGTACAATGGAGCTATTGGTATGACCTATGAGCAGGGTGGTGGCGGCCGCGCAGGCCTGGCCGTAGTGAAGAAAGATGGGGACACGCTTTCACTGGCCGATCGTATCGCACATCATTTCACGACGGGTATGTCGACTATAGAAGTAGCCGCTCAAAATGCAGATAAGATCATTACCGAATATGCACAGTATTTCGAATCTGCCCGGAAATCGCCGCAGGGCGGATATAAAGCTTATGTAGTGAAAGCCGGCGGCAATACGGAAAAACTGAATACCCTCGCAGAGCTGCTGCGCAAAAACAACATCGCATTCGGCTATGGCGCTACCATAGGCGCCGCCACCGGGTTCAATTATTTTACAGGAAAAAATGAAAATTTCGGCATTGATAAGGAAGACCTGGTGATCAACGCTTTTCAGCCTCATTCCAATATGCTCAGGGTACTGTTTGAACCGGTGTCGCATCTGACAGACTCCGTAACCTACGACATTACCGCATGGGCGATTCCTTATGCCTACGGGCTCACTTCCTATGCACTCAAACAACCATTAACACCTGCGGCCGATGCTCCTGTGATAAAGAACAATGCTCCGCTTTCGGCGCAGCGTCCTTACGCCTATCTGGCGCAATGGAACAGTCTGCGGGATGTGAAATTCTTATCCGCATTGTTGGAAAGTGATATCAAAGTGCGGTTTACTGAAACGCCTTTCACTGTGGGTGGAAAAGATTTTCCTGCCGGCACATTGGTCGTAACCCGCTCGGGTAATAACTCTTCTCAGTTCGATCAGTTTATCACATCGCAGGCCGACCGGTTCAAAATCTCCCTCGACGCAGTATCCAGCGGGTTTGTTGACAAAGGGATGGATTTCGGCTCCGACAAGATCAGGTTCATTAAGAAACCAAACGTGGTCGTGTTGGGTGGCGATGGTGTTTCATCGCTGGGAATGGGCGAGGTATGGCATTTCTTCGAGCAGCAGCTCGATTTTCCGGTGACAGTAGTGGATGTAAAAGACATAGGTGAAATCAATTGGGATGGAACGGATGTGCTGATTATGCCTGACGGGGATTATAAATTCCTCACCGATAAAGCGTCGGCCGACAAACTGAAGGAATGGGTAAGCAATGGCGGAAGACTGATTGCGCTGGAAAGTGCCGGCGTGCAACTGGCGGCAACAGACTGGGGAATCAAACTGAAGAAGAACGCCGACAATGATAAGGATGTAAAAGAGAAAGGCAACGAAAAAACATACGATGTGCTGAGAACCTACGCCAACAGGGAGCGGGAAAGCATCCGGCAGTTTGTACCCGGGGCCATCTATAAGGTGCAGATGGACACTACTCATCCACTGGCATTCGGCTATCCGGCTTATTATTACACGTTGAAACAGGATACCCGCTTATACGAGTTTATTGAGAACGGCGGCTGGAATGTAGGCGTGCTGAAAAAAGACAGTTACCTGAGCGGATTTGTAGGTGCCGACACCCGTCAGCAGATGAAAGATGGGCTGGTATTCGGCGTAAAGGAAATGGGGAACGGACAGGTGATCGTGATGGCGGATAATCCATTATTCAGAAGCTTCTGGGAGAATGGGAAATTGTTGTTTAGTAATGCGGTGTTCCTGGTAGGACAATAG